attctgtggaacacaatgctGGCTGCTTTTGCAGAATTGGGTCACAGTGGTGAGGCCTTAAATTTGTTCTATCAGATGCAGCTAGAAAGCGTGCCGCCAAATGTGATATCATGGAACTCTCTGATTTTAGGGTTTCTGAATAGTGGCCAGGTCAATGAGGCTAAAGATATGTTTTTGCAAATGCAGTCCCTTGGAGTCCAACCTAACCTGGTTACTTGGACTTCCCTGATCTCGGGTCTGGCTAGGAATGGTTTTGGCTATGAAGCGATTCTAACATTCCAGCGGATGCAAGAAGCTGGAGTTAAACCGAACGTTGTTAGCATTATTGGTGTACTCTTGGCTTGCATAAACGTGGCATCATTACAGATTGGAAGAGCCTTACATGGATATTTGATACGGCATTCACTCTACTTGTCAATTCCAATCGCGACCTCTTTGGTAGATATGTATGCTAAATGTGGCAACAGAGATCAAGCGAAGAGGGTGTTTGATATGATTCCAGACAAGGAGTTACCTATCTACAATGCAATGATTTCCGGTTTTGCATTACACGGTCAAGCTGTGGAAGCTCTTGCACTATATCGGTGCTTAAGGGAAGAAGGTTTGAAACCCGACAACATAACCTTTACCAATGCGTTATACGCATGTAGCCATGCCATGATGGTTAGCGAAGGATTGGAGCTTTTCGTTGATATGGTGTCCAATCACAATATAAATCCGAGTATAGAGCATTATGGCTGTATGGTTAGTCTTCTTTCACGGTGTGGAGACCTGGATGAAGCTTTTAGGCTCATTAGCACGATGCCTTACAAGCCTGATGTGCAGATATTGGGATCATTACTTGCTGCTTGTAGGGAACACAATAAGATCGAACTCGAAGAATATCTATCCAATCAACTACTGAAATTACAGCCAGACAATTCCGGAAACTATGTAGCAATGTCAAATGCCTAtgcagctgcaggaaaatggGATGAGGTAAAAAAGGTGAGGCAGTTAATGAAAGAAAGGGGCTTGCGAAAAATTCCCGGATGCAGCTGGATTCAAGTCGGAGAAGAACTTAATGTGTTTGTTGCTGGTGACAAGTCACACCCTGAAACTGAAGAAATCTATACGACATTGGCATTGTTGCTAATGGAAATGTCTTTTCGCTGATGTTTTCCTTCAAATTACACTCGTCATTTTGAACGTTGCTGTTTTCCCTGGGTTGGTGGGATCTGTAAATACAAAATACTGAATCTTATGTGTATTTCGTTTGAAAACTATACAGTTTCTGTGACCGATTGTATGCTGTATTTCTTCAACAAATGATAGGAGAACGAGAAAGATAATTTTACAACAGGTCATTATCTATCCACAACAAGCCCAATGTCTCCTAACTTAATATTAAACCGGAGACCACCTCTTATCAAGTAAAGACCGAGGGCCGCTAAACCATCTGATCATCGTCCGCTGTATTGGCTATCGCTTTCACCGCACTGAGAAGAACAAAGAACTGATGGAATGCTTGAATCGTTGAAGCAACGAGACccacaattcaataaaaaaatgtgaTGAGTTGGGTGTGATGCTTGCTTTTTACGTAACTATTCTTTAATTATTGAGCAGAAAAAGGCAGGAAACTAATACAACTGAAGAGCAAAGCAGAGAATTGAGCAGTTGATTAACTTTTTCCAGGGTTTTACTATTTACTTCTTCAAGTACGTGAAGATGAGCAAGAACGTGTAGCTCATGCCTCAACTGATTAAGCGCATTTGCAGATACATCCGAACTTGTGTACTTGAATTTCCGCTCCCCAAGTGTAATTTTTAGGGGAAAAACATGTGCTTTCTCAGTCACTAGTACGTACCTTGTTTCATGTGGGAACATGGGTAACATGTCATGCTATTTTTCCAAACAGATCGAAGTAGTACGGACCTTGTTTCTTGTGGGAACATGGGTAAGATGTCATGCTATTTTTCCAAACAGATCAAAGTTGTTTCACTATTTGCTTCGTCATGTACATGAATAAGAATTAGGGACGTACAGCTAAAGTGATTAAGAGCAATTTTTATCGCATTTGAACATATGTATTTAATTCCCCGCTCTCCGAATATTAGCCGTTACCTTAATTTGCTATTAAATTTGGTTGGTTGGGTTGGATATGACTTGAGAACAACTTCTAATAATTTGAAGATTCTTGTTTCTTGATAGATGACCTAAACATGCATATCATTCATAGTTCATCAATCTGATGTTGTAGGTGGACACAAAATAGGTAGTGTACTCTTGATATTAAATTCAACTGTTAAGATgattatttatttgaattttgttcCTACAGCCCAAATTTAAACCTTGTAAGTTACAACCATGTATTTGTTTTTAGTAACTTCAAAGTATTACTTTGAAGGCAAGTAACTGTAAAGGTGGTACTATCCACACACACATTTTTACTTTCCACACAttccttattaatttatgtcgcttgattttctttaatttatcaGTTTTGATGGCCAAAAATTAATAggagtgtgtgagaaataaaaaaaaaacgtgtgtggataacaccacCCActctaaatatatataatgttgAACTTGTAGGTAGGCAATGGTCAATCATACATTGTCATCCACTTCTCATTTGTATTTAATTGCTACATTTCCTTTCCTTGAGGAGCAAAAataggaggcagattgtctaccTTCCTGTTTGGATGCCTTTTCTATCCCTTCTTATTTTGTGCagtcatggttaagccacgtcaatattttatattaattttttttatagaaataataagacaaaaatcaataagaatataaaatgttgacatgacttaatcgtgaccacataaataggaggggatgggaatgacacccaaacaggagggcagacaatctgcctccgcAAAAATATGTCAacaattgttttttttgttttctcttttctctccatATATTGCAGATGCGAGTTAAGTCATTTGATAAGCGTGTATGCTGGCCTTTGGCATCAAAGTTCCAGATTCTCTTCCTATAATTCAGAATATCACGTGTGTGATCAAAGAATGGTAATGCATTCCTTGCACTATTGAGCATTATCCAATATCTTGTAACTCCAACTAGGTACTTCATCTGTGTCTATGGCTACAGTGTTTGGTGAATTGCacgcttttttttttgtcaaacgatagatttgttagattagatattaGATTAGAAAGTCAGCAAGGTTTGAACACACGCCATGGTTAAGAACAGCACTCTTTTACACTACTGTAATAGATGACCACTTGTGTGAACTACACACACACCCCTCTCCATCTTGCATGGACCACACAAGACCAAGCTTTTTCCACTGTCGCTAATCATTTTCAAGCTTCATTAACCGGTGTCACacgtttcccaaaaaaaaaaaaaactggtgtCACACTTCCCCTCCTCACATCTTAAGTATCGCTTGAGTTAGTTGTTCATAAACTTATTTATTCTTCTAATATCCTGGATTATCTATCCCAATATAATTTTAAAGACCAAACGAGGGTTAAGTAAAGAAAAAGACTTGTCGTAAAACATGTGTGTCATGTATAACTCCCATGTCGCTTGAATATAGAAAATGCGAGATATCCCTTTTATTTTGCAAGTGTTGACATGAATGAAAATCCAaggaaaatgaaacaaaaattgGGTCATATCATGCTACCCAATTGGTACACTCCCTCACTGCAACCTTCACAATCAGTTGGAATTAAACAAAGAGTCATGTCTTAAACCATATTGTTTAACTTTATCCACAATAACACAAGCATATAATCTTTGAAGAATCTCAGTCAATAGTCTTTCCCCTAAAAAtccaattaataattaaaagtgGCAAGTCAATGtcgtgcgtttggtacgcagacgggacgggacgggacgggacggaacgggacggaacgaaggtgtaatttttgaaaaaaacatggggtatatttgtcttaaaatggtaaaacattgtgttccacagacgtggaacaaacccgttccaggggggagaggtggaacgcaaaaacacccaaaatctgtcccgtggaacagcccgttccacccatttttggcgcaccaaacgcgggacggaacgcctcgtcccgttctgtcccgtcccgtcccacgtaccaaacgcacccataAGGAACTCCAAGAACTGATGCATATATGTTCACATTTGGGCTTATTTGAAACTGCTttgaaataattgaattttaagataattgaaagtgtttttttagaaaataaataattggaGTTTTAAAAGCGCTTAACGTGAATCTTGCAAGGAGCACCAGTTATATGCCACTTACATGAAGCACTAAAGTGCTTTTTCAGGGttcatttgcatttttactaaggattggttctaaaaacattttcatcaaaaacgcaTTTAGCCACTTTAAAAGTACTTTAAAACGAGATGTATATTATGCATGTTATTATCAAGTTAATTATCACTTAGATAACTTAATCTTCTGATTGATTCGTTACATTAACACCAgacaaaattagaaggaaaatgtcaatttttttttgcgaCCACAAGCTGCTGGCGTCCAACTTTCGGTGCATCAAAACCATGAAAATTGTGGCTTTCCGAAGGAGGCACGTGCGTGCTTTGACCTACACATATTTGGACGGTAATTTTGTTCTAACGGTTGAGTTAGTActagtttggtactgaggtgatttaaaaaaaaaagtataaaaaaaagctgagctcaaaaatgtgtttggtaaacacataaaaacaacttattttcactgttttgaatgaaaaaaagctgaaaatgtGAAGCAGTAAAAATGAACTTATTCTCACAGGACGGCAGaatcggttttttttttaaaataccaaaccagcccttagagTAATCATATTTAGTTCTCAATAGTTGACCAATTAGCAATTCTCAAAGAAGATTAGCAGTTGAGGATTCTTTAGAATATCAGTGGATTATGGATGAGTTGAGTAGGCATATAGtatttgagaaatgctaaggagactctgtTAAAAGTGGGGTTCTTCATAAACTTTCCATCATTCATGTTTTTTGACACAAAGAATTATAAGGTTGGCACTGGAATTGACGTAAAACAGTGAGTGACACAGAGTTCAACTTTGAGAGAGTTTTCTTTGCATTTCTCTTGTATTTTTTAGGTCAATAGCCAaagtaaatattttttatttgttttaagtCAATAGCCGAAGTAAAATTGGTATAATCATATATATGAAACGAATTGGTACGAAaactaacactatgtttggatgaaaaaatttaagattactaaggaattttaaaatgacggaaatttaaatgatggaattttattctatagaatttgtgaattttcttgtttggttaacctaaaagaacaattgaattgaatacggaatttgttgtttttaaactctcaatcatagaaattggaaaatgacacctatttatatggaatttaaacttgggaattggaggttccaaattccaagttttttttccatgcggaaattctaaatttctatgtttatgaatcaaaacaagaaaattgatgatgtcaatttataaattctgtcTTTAATCTAAATTCCAAGATTATTTCCCTCATTCAAACATAGTGTAAAGGATTTTGGTAGAGCCTTTTCAATTTAAGTCGTAGTGAGTGCACATGATAAAAAACGTCTCTTAACGTGTAAATTAATGTTTATTTGTCAAAGATATTTAAAATTGGAGAATTTTTGTTCAAGATTCACGTCATTGAGTACGAAAAatatgtctttttttttctttttttttaaatgaacaatTAATAGCAAGTTATGGTTATTCATTATTTTGTAGCTCGGAAATGTTATAGAGAATTTCATCCTACTTGTGATCATAATCAAGGAAACGCACCAACTCAGAACATCAAATCTGAAACCTCTCACATTTTGTACAAACATGATGTCACGCAGTGGTAAGTTGCATAAGTactatcattattttttattttgtatgatcAATAAAACATATTGATGAAAGATAGAAGTTAGAAATTTCATTAATTTAAGAGTAATTTTTCCAATGAAAGCAATGGTCTAACGTTTTTAAATACACCCGTTTTATACAGAGATATTACATTAGCGAGTAGGCGAGTGACGAAACACAAGGGCGCGTGAAGAGCAAGGCGTGGGGCTTCTGGAGGAAGATAGAAAAAGACGAAAGGAGGATTAATGAACAAAGTTGGGTCCCAAAGGACCCTCGACCCCGATGGACGGATGGAGATTGACGCATGGGAGAGGTGGGGCCTCTGTTTATCATGCGAATCAACGGCTGAGATTTTTCCTAGAGGTCAAAACTAACTCTTTTCTTCTACTCAGTCGGTCAGGCAATaaaaagaagtaaaaagagaAAGCTGGCCAGGCTGTCACTATTCCTTCACACGACCCACAGATAAAGGGACAAATGCTGAGCCACGTGGCAAACTATCCCCCCATATACCATCACAGCGACCTCCTACACCGCCGATTCCGGACTCGACGGTGCTGATTTTCAATCATTGAGCTGCTTCATTAATAACCACTTGGCACACCGTAGGTGGTGTGGCATACAATTATGAAGAGAATGCGATGCCGCTGTGAGAGTATTCATAGAGCTACGGCATTCCATTATAACAACATTTTCAAGGTTTTTTTAGTTCAAAAATGGTAACTGCGACtgatataatttttcattttgaccTTTGAGATTTAAATCGATAGAAATGAtttctgagattgtccaccttcgatcattttggtcattatgTGAAAATATCAGTTAAGTTGAAGAAACTACTAGTTCAAGAGGTGGGGTTAATTCGACACAAATATTCttaatttaatggagatttcaCACATAAAAGCCAAAAGGATTGTCGGTGACTAATTTCAAGAcgacttctatcgattttataTCTCAGAGACTAAAACGAGGAGTTAAGCCAAATTTAATGACTATGTAAGATAAAAATCCTATTTTCAATTAATCATACAATCATGGAGCCTCTTCCTTAATCAGCACTTTTGTAAGATGGATGCGCTATTGTaatgttattgaattgaaataagTCATAATGGCctataagtttttttttggtagtgctatccacacatccattTTCACTTCTTACACACCACTCTTAATATATAACCGTCAGataaaatgaattgaaaaatatcaataaaaaaaatttaaaaaaagatgtgagaagtaaaaaaaaggtgtgtgaatagcactatccTGTTTTTTTTTGCACACTACTTGACTATTTACATGTAAAAAGTTAATCTTTCTACAAGGACACATTATTACTGTACAAATGTCATATCTAaaaaatttattcaatttaacgATCAACTGTGAAGGTGTTATTTGTTACCAACGATTTAATTTACACACATAGAtaacaaaacaaatttgaaaatgaataagaatTGATTAACTCACTACAAAGATGATTAACAATCCCAATTATGACGTAAGCGTCTTACGTCaccaagaaaagaagaataGCTCCGTAATTTGTAACCAAATACtgtcctttaattttctttccAGCGCGAACATTGACGCAACAGAAAAATTACTTCTTTGCGACTTAATGATTACAGATTGGAATCGTGAAAATATCTTAAAACAATCGTAAGACTCTTTACGATAGATATTTATCTCCCATCCCTCTTAAAACGGAGAACTTTGTTAATCAGATAAGGGCGTTTTTGTTTTGAGTAATGGGCCAGAATTCAATAAGAATATTTTTAGGagaatttttcaaaaaaagttGGCTGCAGGAGCTGGATtccaataaaacaaaaaaaggacCAATAAAAAAGTACACATAAAAACAACAAGGAGCCATGTGTAACGAGACAGAAATTCTgaatcataaaattaaaaacaataaaaataaaaaccaaaagtcCATCGAATGGTCAGTTCCAATCAGCTCATGGAACTCCCTCACGGGCCCCACCCCCGAAAACTTCATAAACAATTTAAACCCTCCCTCCCACGTCCCACCCGTAAAAATAATTgccacaattaaaaaaataaaaattccaaaaaaagaAACAGATATTGGGCCCACCACAAATACACAACATTGCCTTATGTCCTTCCGTTTCCGATCCTTtacaattttttcttcttttttttttttcttttttaaatcgAGATTATTCTCTAAGGCGTGGGTGTGACGCTGGGTGGGGTCCTCGACCCACCGGGAGGAGTATGACCGTCCGATCCTTTCGAAGGATCATCGGACGACTGTCGTAACCCGTCATCGGTCTCGGCCCGGTTCATATCTTCGATCATCCGGACCACCTCCTGCATTGCGGGTCTTTGATCGGGTACCGTGGACACGCACGCCATGGCGATCTGTAAAAGCTGCACCATCTCCTCCTCAATGTTGTGGTACCTCATCAGCTCCACGTCGAAGACCTCCGCCGTCCACTCCTCCCTTACCACCGACTGCACCCACCGTGGCAAATCGATCCCCTCCTCACCCAGCGACGCCTGATTGGGCGCTTTCCCGGTTAACAGCTCCAGCAGCAACACGCCAAAACTGTACACGTCGGATTTGAACGTGACCTTCCGGGTCTCCACCACCTCCGGCGCGCGGTATCCCGCCACCCGGTTCGGCGGCGTGGAAGTCCCGAAGAGCGGGTTGAGCCCGAAGTCGGAAACGGAAGCGTCGTTGTCCGGCCGGAGGAGGATGTTGGAGGATTTAATGTTGCCGTGGACCACCTTGCCTGACACGTGGAGGTGCGCTATTCCTCTTGCCGCGCTCAGCGCTATTTTCATACGGTTGTCCCAGTCTAGTGGCGTCCGGCCCGAGCCTCTACTCCCTGTAAattattaagaaaattttatttagcATTCCAGGTTtttgataattaaaaagaaacgtaatgaatgaaatttttagaatactaataacaattctcaaaTATTATCATATGCACGCAAAATTGATTTAGACCGCTACATTGACGTGTGAAGCATAGGTAAATTTTTCTCTTAATTTATGAGAGGCGAATGAAATCTAGAGGGCAAAAGCGCAAACTCGCATGACTAACTGATTTAACGCATATTTGCATCGAATTGTTCGTAACTTTAATGAACTgcttgtttatttttaattttatttttttattttgttaggtATCTTTTACCTTTCCTAAAAAGAAGTAAAAGCCTTTgcacagaaaataaaagagaaaagtgAAATAATGTCGGTGACCAGACCACCATGGTCCATGGTGAATCATGACGGCAACTTCATGTTTCtctttttatatccatttttttttattattttgctctaaaaacgaaaaataaaaacatttatgCGTATGGCTTTAAATTGCTGCGGTTTGTTCGACAACTTATTTCTGCCGTGCATTAAGTAATGATTTTTTAAAACGTAttatagaaattaaaaatatttatcaaaaatTAACTCCGTTTTTTATCCGGTTTTTATTAAAGTAATTTTGCTAAATTTAAAAGTTAATGTCTAgagattataatttttaaaataagcacatattttatttttgcaaaaCCCTTTTTAATTGCTAATTTATAAAgccgtttttggtgaaaaaaacaAATAGGAAACCGGCCTAAGAATGTTTGTACAGAAACGGCTATATCCCAGTGAATTCAGCGCACTCACCGCCGATTAGAAAATCCAGAAACtgaagaatttaaaaaaaaaaaaaacccagatgctaattttctatgaaattatacCTACGAGAACTACATTTATTCCCTCGGATTAAACCAattaagttttaattatataaaaaataatcagcATTAAATTGTATAATTGACAAATGGAAAATTAAGAGGAAATTCGGAATCGAAATCGTACCGTGGAGAAGGGCAGACAAGCTGCCGGCGGACATGTAATCGGAGACGAGCAATTTCTCGTCCTTCGAGAAGTAAAACGCGCGCAGCGGCACCACATTGTCGTGCTTAATCTTCCCCAGAACCTCCATTGTCATCTCGAACTCTCTCTTCGTAACCACGACGTCCTTCAGCCGCTTCACCACCACCGTCGTCCCTTCCTCCAGCACCGCCTTGTACGACGTCCCCACGCTTCCCTTCCCCAAAACCTCAGCCGACGCTCTCAACAAGTCCTCCAAATCGAAGCTGTAAACTCCGCCGTTGAAGAACACAAGTTTGTTTCTCTCCGCCTCGGTGGACCCGCCCGTGATGTCGTCTTTCGAGGATGATGTTCCAGCCTCCGTCTCTACCGACCGTGTGGCCACAGGTGGCTTTGGCGCCTTCGCCGGCTGCTGTCGGCGCCGTTTCCGGAGGCAGAGGAAGAGTACGAGGAGGAGTAGGAACAGGGCTAGAGCGGACCCCACGGCGATGGCGACAATGGCGGCGGTAGAGAGCTTCTTGGACTTTTTGTGGGCTGGGATTATGGGCGGGGACTCGGGCGACGGAGCGGGAGCAGGGAAAAACGGGTTGCACGCCTTAAGCGGGCCACCGCAAAGATCTAAGTTTCCAGAGAATGCAGAGGCGGGGAAGTTTGATAGCGATTGCGGGATCGAGCCGTTGAGTTTGTTGTTTGAAACGTTGAAGTTGGTTAGATTGGGAGCCTGGATGTTCGGCAGCTTGCCTGAGAAACCATTGTTTTCAACAAAGAGTACCGTCAAGTGGGT
This is a stretch of genomic DNA from Malus domestica chromosome 02, GDT2T_hap1. It encodes these proteins:
- the LOC103448542 gene encoding probable inactive receptor kinase At2g26730; translated protein: MMAVSFSAATVVGFVLITLLSLSGERVNSEPIQDKQALLAFLSQTPHANRVQWNASVSACTWVGIKCDDNQSYVYSLRLPGVGLVGPVPPNTLGRLTQLRVLSLRSNRLSGPIPADFSNLTLLRSLYLQGNQLSGEFPTGLTQLERLNRLVLSSNNFTGPIPFAVSNLTHLTVLFVENNGFSGKLPNIQAPNLTNFNVSNNKLNGSIPQSLSNFPASAFSGNLDLCGGPLKACNPFFPAPAPSPESPPIIPAHKKSKKLSTAAIVAIAVGSALALFLLLLVLFLCLRKRRRQQPAKAPKPPVATRSVETEAGTSSSKDDITGGSTEAERNKLVFFNGGVYSFDLEDLLRASAEVLGKGSVGTSYKAVLEEGTTVVVKRLKDVVVTKREFEMTMEVLGKIKHDNVVPLRAFYFSKDEKLLVSDYMSAGSLSALLHGSRGSGRTPLDWDNRMKIALSAARGIAHLHVSGKVVHGNIKSSNILLRPDNDASVSDFGLNPLFGTSTPPNRVAGYRAPEVVETRKVTFKSDVYSFGVLLLELLTGKAPNQASLGEEGIDLPRWVQSVVREEWTAEVFDVELMRYHNIEEEMVQLLQIAMACVSTVPDQRPAMQEVVRMIEDMNRAETDDGLRQSSDDPSKGSDGHTPPGGSRTPPSVTPTP